A section of the Bacillus thermozeamaize genome encodes:
- a CDS encoding spore gernimation protein GerC encodes MGTGSVVKGLIVPALLSILLTGCWDKIELNQLALVSMIGADIEPESGIKTIYYQVINPLSGASAMGTTGGDQAPVYTYKISGRSFGEIRSNVYQRLPRRLFVAHYKAVVVSERAAEHGIRDIVNYIEVQQNARSSIPMLVADGSISKIMKTYTPLESLPSDSVESRLRFLAEDSLFIGKHIRVKDVSERMQQSRPVVLPLIREAAGSSFHDSGKRAAEIDANKGIFLIGGGAVIQNYRLAGRLNENDMIWYHLLTGETGEQKIMLKVGGKQVTVVMKPVRFDQAAAYRRNKPVVSIRLDLELSTSLATESIPRTWEDVEQLEREVKEQITDGLYAFYNKTKEKGWDLLGLKETVRRHLPQLDPGSAGLNDVDVVINVGAKLLQPGSINQPF; translated from the coding sequence ATGGGGACAGGATCGGTCGTGAAGGGGTTGATCGTGCCAGCTTTGCTGTCCATCCTTCTGACCGGCTGCTGGGACAAAATCGAACTGAACCAATTGGCGCTCGTCAGCATGATTGGAGCGGATATTGAACCGGAAAGCGGTATAAAAACGATATATTATCAGGTCATCAATCCATTGAGCGGCGCTTCGGCCATGGGAACGACAGGGGGGGATCAGGCACCCGTGTACACTTACAAAATCAGCGGCCGGTCTTTTGGGGAGATCCGATCCAACGTTTATCAACGATTGCCGCGCAGGCTTTTCGTCGCTCATTATAAAGCGGTGGTCGTATCGGAAAGAGCGGCGGAACACGGGATTCGCGACATCGTCAATTATATCGAAGTGCAGCAAAACGCCCGTTCTTCGATTCCCATGCTGGTGGCGGATGGTTCGATATCAAAAATCATGAAGACGTATACGCCGCTCGAATCTCTTCCTTCCGATTCCGTCGAATCCAGGTTAAGGTTTTTGGCTGAGGATTCGTTGTTCATAGGGAAGCATATCCGGGTGAAAGATGTCAGCGAACGGATGCAGCAATCCAGGCCGGTCGTATTGCCCTTGATCAGGGAGGCAGCGGGAAGTTCGTTTCATGACAGCGGTAAACGAGCGGCGGAGATTGACGCCAATAAAGGCATATTTCTTATCGGTGGAGGGGCGGTCATTCAGAATTACCGGCTGGCGGGACGGCTCAACGAGAACGATATGATTTGGTACCATCTGCTGACCGGTGAAACGGGAGAGCAGAAAATCATGTTGAAAGTGGGCGGGAAACAAGTGACCGTGGTGATGAAGCCAGTCCGTTTTGATCAAGCAGCCGCATACCGGCGCAACAAGCCAGTTGTATCGATCCGTCTGGATCTTGAGCTTTCGACCAGTCTTGCCACCGAATCCATTCCGCGTACTTGGGAGGATGTGGAACAGCTTGAAAGGGAAGTGAAGGAACAGATCACCGATGGGTTATACGCATTTTACAACAAAACGAAGGAGAAAGGGTGGGATCTTTTGGGGTTGAAGGAGACGGTAAGGCGCCATTTGCCGCAACTTGATCCCGGCAGCGCCGGTTTGAACGATGTGGATGTGGTGATCAACGTGGGCGCGAAATTATTGCAGCCCGGAAGCATCAACCAACCATTTTAG